One window of the Delphinus delphis chromosome 20, mDelDel1.2, whole genome shotgun sequence genome contains the following:
- the MEAK7 gene encoding MTOR-associated protein MEAK7, whose protein sequence is MGNSQSLSGQSLSPRFLPAEQAEIDRLFDALSSAELRSSTSPRSFSLQALKSHVGEALPQEMVTRLFEGMRRVDVTGKTKGPSERISQEQFTVSMSYLLKGNAEEKSLVILKMISATEGPVKVREVKKFTEDLVGSVAHVLNYRQELRGWTQKQGPGSLSRVQVLAAQLCSEMKLQGGEKPLGPQRLECDRTTIEDWVFRAPHVATFLSVVIHQGFLLLGSSLDLATLVPERQVDQGREFASVLDVLSVIYINSHLPREQRNHWRLLFSSELHGHSFAQLCGRITHCGPCVVLLEDHDGHVFGGFASCSWEVKPQFQGDDRCFLFSISPSMAVYTSTGYNDHYMYLNQGQQTIPNGLGMGGQHNYFGLWIDVDFGKGHSKAKPTCTTYNSPQLSAQEDFRFEKMEVWAVGDASVTQLAKNTKSVLDMDPTAQALLEVSGRMRHSEGLREVPEDQ, encoded by the exons ATGGGGAATAGCCAGAGCCTCTCGGGGCAGAGTCTCTCCCCGCGGTTTCTTCCTGCAGAGCAGGCCGAGATCGACAGATTGTTTGATGCTCTGTCGTCGGCGGAACTCCGCTCCAGTACCTCGCCCAGATCCTTCTCTCTACAGGCACTGAAG AGCCATGTGGGGGAAGCTCTTCCCCAAGAGATGGTCACCAGACTGTTTGAGGGCATGCGGAGGGTGGACGTGACTGGGAAGACCAAGGGGCCCAGTGAGCGCATCTCCCAGGAGCAGTTCACAGTGTCCATGTCCTACCTTTTGAAAGGAAATGCTGAGGAGAAGAGTCTCGTGATCCTGAAAATGATTTCTGCCACAGAAGGTCCCGTGAAAGTAAGAGAGGTCAAAAAG TTTACAGAGGACCTGGTTGGCTCTGTGGCACACGTGCTAAACTACAGACAGGAGCTGAGAGGCTGGACTCAGAAGCAAGGCCCAGGCTCCCTGTCCAGGGTGCAGGTGCTGGCTGCTCAGCTGTGCTCCGAGATGAAGCTTCAAG GCGGTGAGAAGCCTCTGGGGCCTCAGCGGCTGGAATGTGACCGCACCACAATTGAGGACTGGGTGTTCAGGGCTCCCCACGTGGCCACGTTTCTGAGCGTGGTCATCCACCAAGGCTTCCTCCTCCTGGGCTCGTCCCTCGATCTGGCCACCCTGGTCCCCGAGCGCCAAGTCGACCAGGGACGGGAGTTTGCGAGCGTCCTGGATGTCCTGTCGGTCATCTACATCAACTCCCACCTGCCCAGGGAGCAGAGGAACCACTGGCGCCTGCTGTTCTCATCCGAGCTCCACGGGCACAGCTTCGCCCAGCTCTGCGGGCGCATCACACACTGCGGGCCCTGCGTGGTGCTGCTCGAGGACCACGACGGCCACGTGTTCGGTGGCTTTGCTTCCTGCTCCTGGGAGGTCAAACCTCAGTTTCAAG GGGATGACAGGTGCTTCCTGTTCTCCATCTCCCCCAGCATGGCCGTGTACACCTCCACGGGCTACAATGACCACTACATGTACCTGAATCAAGGGCAGCAGACCATCCCGAATGGACTG GGCATGGGAGGGCAGCACAATTATTTTGGCCTGTGGATCGATGTCGATTTCGGGAAAGGACACAGCAAGGCCAAGCCCACATGCACCACGTACAACAGCCCTCAGCTCTCGGCCCAGGAGGACTTCCGGTTCGAGAAGATGGAGGTGTGGGCGGTGGGAGATGCTTCGGTGACACAGCTG GCCAAGAACACCAAGAGCGTTCTGGACATGGACCCTACGGCCCAGGCCCTGCTGGAAGTCAGCGGGCGGATGCGCCACAGCGAAGGGCTCCGGGAGGTGCCTGAGGACCAGTGA